In Rattus norvegicus strain BN/NHsdMcwi chromosome 1, GRCr8, whole genome shotgun sequence, a genomic segment contains:
- the Itgax gene encoding integrin alpha-X precursor codes for MSCTWTAFLLLKVFASCLGFNLDAEKPTRFHMDGAEFGHSVVQYGGSWVVVGAPKEIQATNQIGGLYKCGYHTGMCESISLQVPPEAVNMSLGLSLTATNPSWLLACGPTVHHICRENTYLTGLCFLLDSSFRQNQNFPAAQQGCPRQDQDIVFLIDGSGSITYTDFEKMLAFVKAVMSQLQQSSTRFSLMQFSHTFRTHFTFNDFISTSSPLRLLDFVNQLRGSTRTASAIKHVITELFTTQKGARKDATKILIVITDGRKEGDRLDYGDVIPMAEAAGIIRYAIGVGQAFYQAQSRQELKDIASSPSREYVFSVENFDALKDIQNQLKEKIFAIEGTETPSSSSFELEMSQEGFSAVFTPDGPVLGAVGSFGWSGGAFLYPPNTRPTFINMSQENVDMRDSYLGYSTAVAFWKGVHSLILGAPRHQHTGKVVIFTQEARHWRPKSEVRGTQIGSYFGASLCSVDMDRDDSTDLVLIGAPHYYEQTRGGQVSVCPVPGVGSRWQCEATLHGEQGHPWGRFGAALTVLGDVNGDDLADVAIGAPGEEESRGAVYIFHGASRLEISPSPSQRISASRIFPRLQYFGQSLSGGQDLTGDGLVDLAVGSKGHLLLLRTRPILRMSSTIQFTPTEISRSVFECQGQVTREQTLGTATVCLRTYESSKTQRGDLQSIVTFDLALDPGRLSPRAIFKETKTQALTKVRTLGLSSHCEPVTLLLPACVEDSVTPITLRLNFSLVGVPIPSLQNLQPMLAVDEQTYFTASLPFEKNCGADHICQDDLGIIFGFPDLKTLVVGSNLELSVAVTVTNDGEDSYGTTITLFYPVGLSFRRVAEAQVFLRTEDTQQWQQQGRHSLHLMCDSTPDRSQGIWSTSCSSRHVIFRGGSQMTFLVTFDVSPKAELGDRLLLRARVSSENGVPETRKTTFQLELPVKYAVYTVISSHDQFTKYLNFSASEKSRVSVVEHRFQVNNLGQRDLPVSINFRVPTELKGETVWTVMVSHPQNPSTQCYQNRLKPTQFDLLTHMQKSPVLDCSIADCLHFRCDIPSLGIQDELDFILKGNLSFGWISQTLQKKVLLVSEAEISFDTSVYSQLPGQEAFLRAQAKTTLEMYEVHNPVPLIVGSSVGGLLLLALITAVLYKAGFFKRQYKEMLAEANGQFASGNGNPNPQVTQQELPSPSSLNLPS; via the exons ATGAGCTGTACCTGGACAGCCTTTCTTCTGCTGAAGG TGTTTGCTTCTTGTCTCGGCTTCAACTTGGATGCGGAGAAGCCGACACGTTTCCACATGGACGGCGCTGAGTTCGGACACAGTGTGGTCCAGTATGGTGGCTCCTG GGTGGTGGTTGGCGCGCCAAAGGAAATAcaagccaccaaccaaatagGTGGCCTCTACAAATGTGGCTATCATACAGGCATGTGTGAGTCCATCTCCCTCCAGG TGCCCCCAGAGGCTGTGAACATGTCCCTGGGTCTGTCCCTCACTGCCACCAACCCTTCCTGGCTGTTG GCTTGTGGTCCTACTGTGCATCACATATGCAGAGAGAATACATACTTGACAGGGCTCTGCTTTCTACTGGACTCATCGTTCAGGCAGAACCAGAACTTCCCAGCTGCACAGCAGG GGTGTCCAAGGCAAGACCAGGACATTGTGTTCTTGATTGATGGCTCGGGTAGCATCACTTACACAGATTTTGAAAAAATGCTGGCCTTTGTTAAAGCTGTGATGAGCCAACTTCAGCAATCTAGCACACGG TTCTCCCTGATGCAGTTCTCCCATACCTTCCGGACACATTTTACTTTCAACGACTTTATCTCCACGTCAAGCCCTTTAAGGCTGTTAGATTTTGTTAATCAGCTGAGAGGGTCCACAAGAACAGCCTCGGCTATCAAGCATGTCAT AACAGAGCTGTTCACCACTCAAAAAGGAGCTCGGAAAGATGCCACGAAGATCCTCATTGTCATCACTgatgggaggaaagaaggggacaGGTTGGACTATGGTGATGTCATCCCCATGGCGGAGGCTGCAGGCATCATCCGTTATGCAATTGGG GTAGGACAGGCCTTTTACCAAGCACAGTCCAGGCAAGAATTAAAGGACATTGCGTCGTCGCCTTCCCGTGAATACGTGTTCAGCGTGGAGAACTTTGATGCTTTGAAGGACATTCAGAATCAGCTGAAGGAGAAGATCTTTGCCATCGAGG GTACAGAGACGCCAAGCAGCAGTTCTTTTGAATTGGAGATGTCCCAGGAGGGATTCAGTGCTGTGTTCACACCT GATGGACCCGTTCTGGGGGCCGTGGGAAGTTTCGGCTGGTCAGGAGGCGCCTTCTTATATCCCCCAAATACGAGACCCACCTTTATCAACATGTCTCAAGAGAATGTAGACATGAGAGACTCCTACCTGG GTTACTCCACCGCAGTGGCCTTTTGGAAAGGGGTTCACAGCCTGATCCTGGGGGCCCCGCGTCACCAGCACACGGGGAAGGTTGTCATCTTTACCCAGGAAGCCAGGCATTGGAGGCCCAAGTCTGAAGTCAGAGGGACACAG ATCGGCTCCTACTTCGGGGCCTCTCTCTGTTCTGTGGACATGGATAGAGATGACAGCACTGACCTGGTCCTGATCGGAGCCCCCCATTACTATGAGCAGACCCGAGGGGGGCAGGTCTCAGTGTGCCCCGTGCCCGGTGTG GGGAGCAGGTGGCAGTGTGAGGCCACCCTCCACGGGGAGCAGGGCCATCCTTGGGGCCGCTTTGGGGCGGCTCTGACAGTGCTGGGGGACGTGAATGGGGACGATCTGGCAGATGTGGCTATTGGTGCTCCTGGAGAGGAGGAGAGCAGAGGTGCTGTCTACATATTTCATGGAGCCTCGAGACTGGAGATCTCGCCCTCGCCCAGCCAG AGGATTTCAGCATCCCGGATCTTCCCCAGGCTCCAGTATTTTGGACAGTCACTGAGTGGAGGTCAGGACCTCACCGGGGATGGACTGGTGGACCTGGCCGTGGGGTCCAAGGGACACTTGCTGCTGCTAAG GACCAGACCGATCCTTCGAATGTCATCAACCATACAGTTCACACCTACAGAGATTTCCAGGTCTGTGTTTGAGTGTCAGGGACAGGTGACCCGTGAGCAGACACTGGGAACTGCCACTGTCTGCCTTCGTACTTATGAAAGCTCCAAGACCCAACGAG GTGACCTCCAAAGTATTGTCACCTTCGACCTGGCCCTAGATCCTGGCCGCCTGAGTCCCCGGGCCATCTTCAAGGAGACAAAGACACAGGCGCTGACTAAAGTTAGAACCCTCGGTCTGAGCAGTCACTGTGAACCTGTGACGCTGCTCCTCCCG GCCTGTGTGGAGGACTCAGTGACTCCTATCACTTTGCGTCTCAACTTCTCTCTTGTTGGAGTGCCCATCCCTTCCTTACAAAACCTCCAACCCATGCTGGCTGTAGATGAGCAAACATACTTCACGGCCTCT CTTCCCTTTGAGAAGAATTGCGGAGCTGACCACATCTGTCAGGATGACCTTGGCATCATATTTGGCTTCCCAGA CCTGAAGACCCTGGTGGTAGGAAGTAACCTGGAGCTGAGTGTAGCTGTGACAGTGACTAACGATGGGGAAGATTCCTATGGAACCACAATCACTCTGTTCTACCCAGTCGGTCTGTCCTTCAGACGAGTCGCAGAAGCCCAAGTGTTCCTTCGGACGGAAGAT AcccagcagtggcagcagcagggcCGGCACTCCCTGCACCTCATGTGTGACAGCACCCCAGACAGGAGTCAGGGCATCTGGAGCACCAGCTGCAGCAGCCGACACGTCATTTTCCGGGGAGGCTCACAG ATGACTTTCTTGGTAACTTTTGATGTCTCCCccaaagctgagctgggagacaGGCTGCTGCTAAGAGCCAGAGTGAGCAG TGAGAACGGCGTACCTGAGACCAGGAAAACCACCTTCCAGTTGGAGCTCCCAGTAAAGTATGCTGTGTACACTGTCATCAGCAG CCACGACCAATTTACCAAGTATCTTAACTTCTCAGCCTCAGAAAAGTCGAGGGTCAGTGTGGTGGAACATAGATTCCAG GTGAATAATCTGGGGCAGAGAGACTTGCCAGTCAGCATCAACTTTCGGGTGCCCACAGAGCTGAAGGGAGAAACGGTGTGGACAGTGATGGTCTCCCACCCTCAG AACCCGTCCACCCAATGCTATCAGAATAGACTCAAGCCAACACAATTTGACCTCCTGACTCACATGCAGAAGAGTCCCGTGCTG GACTGCTCCATTGCTGACTGCCTGCACTTCCGCTGTGACATCCCCTCCTTGGGCATCCAGGACGAACTTGACTTCATTCTGAAGGGCAACCTCAGCTTCGGCTGGATCAGTCAG ACATTGCAGAAAAAGGTGTTGCTCGTGAGTGAGGCTGAAATCTCTTTCGACACATCTGTGTACTCCCAGCTGCCAGGACAGGAGGCATTTCTGAGAGCCCAG GCAAAGACAACGCTGGAGATGTATGAAGTTCACAACCCCGTCCCTCTCATCGTGGGCAGCTCAGTGGGAGGTCTGCTGCTGCTAGCTCTCATCACAGCCGTACTTTACAAG GCTGGTTTCTTCAAACGTCAGTACAAAGAAATGTTGGCGGAAGCAAATGGCCAGTTTGCCTCTGGAAACGGGAACCCAAACCCCCAGGTTACCCAGCAAGAACTTCCCTCTCCATCTTCTTTGAACCTGCCCTCCTGA
- the Itgax gene encoding integrin alpha-X isoform X4, with product MSCTWTAFLLLKVFASCLGFNLDAEKPTRFHMDGAEFGHSVVQYGGSWVVVGAPKEIQATNQIGGLYKCGYHTGMCESISLQVPPEAVNMSLGLSLTATNPSWLLACGPTVHHICRENTYLTGLCFLLDSSFRQNQNFPAAQQGCPRQDQDIVFLIDGSGSITYTDFEKMLAFVKAVMSQLQQSSTRFSLMQFSHTFRTHFTFNDFISTSSPLRLLDFVNQLRGSTRTASAIKHVIAVHHSKRSSERCHEDPHCHH from the exons ATGAGCTGTACCTGGACAGCCTTTCTTCTGCTGAAGG TGTTTGCTTCTTGTCTCGGCTTCAACTTGGATGCGGAGAAGCCGACACGTTTCCACATGGACGGCGCTGAGTTCGGACACAGTGTGGTCCAGTATGGTGGCTCCTG GGTGGTGGTTGGCGCGCCAAAGGAAATAcaagccaccaaccaaatagGTGGCCTCTACAAATGTGGCTATCATACAGGCATGTGTGAGTCCATCTCCCTCCAGG TGCCCCCAGAGGCTGTGAACATGTCCCTGGGTCTGTCCCTCACTGCCACCAACCCTTCCTGGCTGTTG GCTTGTGGTCCTACTGTGCATCACATATGCAGAGAGAATACATACTTGACAGGGCTCTGCTTTCTACTGGACTCATCGTTCAGGCAGAACCAGAACTTCCCAGCTGCACAGCAGG GGTGTCCAAGGCAAGACCAGGACATTGTGTTCTTGATTGATGGCTCGGGTAGCATCACTTACACAGATTTTGAAAAAATGCTGGCCTTTGTTAAAGCTGTGATGAGCCAACTTCAGCAATCTAGCACACGG TTCTCCCTGATGCAGTTCTCCCATACCTTCCGGACACATTTTACTTTCAACGACTTTATCTCCACGTCAAGCCCTTTAAGGCTGTTAGATTTTGTTAATCAGCTGAGAGGGTCCACAAGAACAGCCTCGGCTATCAAGCATGTCAT AGCTGTTCACCACTCAAAAAGGAGCTCGGAAAGATGCCACGAAGATCCTCATTGTCATCACTga
- the Itgax gene encoding integrin alpha-X isoform X1 has translation MRRSRHVSTWTALSSDTVWSSMVAPVPPEAVNMSLGLSLTATNPSWLLACGPTVHHICRENTYLTGLCFLLDSSFRQNQNFPAAQQGCPRQDQDIVFLIDGSGSITYTDFEKMLAFVKAVMSQLQQSSTRFSLMQFSHTFRTHFTFNDFISTSSPLRLLDFVNQLRGSTRTASAIKHVITELFTTQKGARKDATKILIVITDGRKEGDRLDYGDVIPMAEAAGIIRYAIGVGQAFYQAQSRQELKDIASSPSREYVFSVENFDALKDIQNQLKEKIFAIEGTETPSSSSFELEMSQEGFSAVFTPDGPVLGAVGSFGWSGGAFLYPPNTRPTFINMSQENVDMRDSYLGYSTAVAFWKGVHSLILGAPRHQHTGKVVIFTQEARHWRPKSEVRGTQIGSYFGASLCSVDMDRDDSTDLVLIGAPHYYEQTRGGQVSVCPVPGVGSRWQCEATLHGEQGHPWGRFGAALTVLGDVNGDDLADVAIGAPGEEESRGAVYIFHGASRLEISPSPSQRISASRIFPRLQYFGQSLSGGQDLTGDGLVDLAVGSKGHLLLLRTRPILRMSSTIQFTPTEISRSVFECQGQVTREQTLGTATVCLRTYESSKTQRGDLQSIVTFDLALDPGRLSPRAIFKETKTQALTKVRTLGLSSHCEPVTLLLPACVEDSVTPITLRLNFSLVGVPIPSLQNLQPMLAVDEQTYFTASLPFEKNCGADHICQDDLGIIFGFPDLKTLVVGSNLELSVAVTVTNDGEDSYGTTITLFYPVGLSFRRVAEAQVFLRTEDTQQWQQQGRHSLHLMCDSTPDRSQGIWSTSCSSRHVIFRGGSQMTFLVTFDVSPKAELGDRLLLRARVSSENGVPETRKTTFQLELPVKYAVYTVISSHDQFTKYLNFSASEKSRVSVVEHRFQVNNLGQRDLPVSINFRVPTELKGETVWTVMVSHPQNPSTQCYQNRLKPTQFDLLTHMQKSPVLDCSIADCLHFRCDIPSLGIQDELDFILKGNLSFGWISQTLQKKVLLVSEAEISFDTSVYSQLPGQEAFLRAQAKTTLEMYEVHNPVPLIVGSSVGGLLLLALITAVLYKAGFFKRQYKEMLAEANGQFASGNGNPNPQVTQQELPSPSSLNLPS, from the exons ATGCGGAGAAGCCGACACGTTTCCACATGGACGGCGCTGAGTTCGGACACAGTGTGGTCCAGTATGGTGGCTCCTG TGCCCCCAGAGGCTGTGAACATGTCCCTGGGTCTGTCCCTCACTGCCACCAACCCTTCCTGGCTGTTG GCTTGTGGTCCTACTGTGCATCACATATGCAGAGAGAATACATACTTGACAGGGCTCTGCTTTCTACTGGACTCATCGTTCAGGCAGAACCAGAACTTCCCAGCTGCACAGCAGG GGTGTCCAAGGCAAGACCAGGACATTGTGTTCTTGATTGATGGCTCGGGTAGCATCACTTACACAGATTTTGAAAAAATGCTGGCCTTTGTTAAAGCTGTGATGAGCCAACTTCAGCAATCTAGCACACGG TTCTCCCTGATGCAGTTCTCCCATACCTTCCGGACACATTTTACTTTCAACGACTTTATCTCCACGTCAAGCCCTTTAAGGCTGTTAGATTTTGTTAATCAGCTGAGAGGGTCCACAAGAACAGCCTCGGCTATCAAGCATGTCAT AACAGAGCTGTTCACCACTCAAAAAGGAGCTCGGAAAGATGCCACGAAGATCCTCATTGTCATCACTgatgggaggaaagaaggggacaGGTTGGACTATGGTGATGTCATCCCCATGGCGGAGGCTGCAGGCATCATCCGTTATGCAATTGGG GTAGGACAGGCCTTTTACCAAGCACAGTCCAGGCAAGAATTAAAGGACATTGCGTCGTCGCCTTCCCGTGAATACGTGTTCAGCGTGGAGAACTTTGATGCTTTGAAGGACATTCAGAATCAGCTGAAGGAGAAGATCTTTGCCATCGAGG GTACAGAGACGCCAAGCAGCAGTTCTTTTGAATTGGAGATGTCCCAGGAGGGATTCAGTGCTGTGTTCACACCT GATGGACCCGTTCTGGGGGCCGTGGGAAGTTTCGGCTGGTCAGGAGGCGCCTTCTTATATCCCCCAAATACGAGACCCACCTTTATCAACATGTCTCAAGAGAATGTAGACATGAGAGACTCCTACCTGG GTTACTCCACCGCAGTGGCCTTTTGGAAAGGGGTTCACAGCCTGATCCTGGGGGCCCCGCGTCACCAGCACACGGGGAAGGTTGTCATCTTTACCCAGGAAGCCAGGCATTGGAGGCCCAAGTCTGAAGTCAGAGGGACACAG ATCGGCTCCTACTTCGGGGCCTCTCTCTGTTCTGTGGACATGGATAGAGATGACAGCACTGACCTGGTCCTGATCGGAGCCCCCCATTACTATGAGCAGACCCGAGGGGGGCAGGTCTCAGTGTGCCCCGTGCCCGGTGTG GGGAGCAGGTGGCAGTGTGAGGCCACCCTCCACGGGGAGCAGGGCCATCCTTGGGGCCGCTTTGGGGCGGCTCTGACAGTGCTGGGGGACGTGAATGGGGACGATCTGGCAGATGTGGCTATTGGTGCTCCTGGAGAGGAGGAGAGCAGAGGTGCTGTCTACATATTTCATGGAGCCTCGAGACTGGAGATCTCGCCCTCGCCCAGCCAG AGGATTTCAGCATCCCGGATCTTCCCCAGGCTCCAGTATTTTGGACAGTCACTGAGTGGAGGTCAGGACCTCACCGGGGATGGACTGGTGGACCTGGCCGTGGGGTCCAAGGGACACTTGCTGCTGCTAAG GACCAGACCGATCCTTCGAATGTCATCAACCATACAGTTCACACCTACAGAGATTTCCAGGTCTGTGTTTGAGTGTCAGGGACAGGTGACCCGTGAGCAGACACTGGGAACTGCCACTGTCTGCCTTCGTACTTATGAAAGCTCCAAGACCCAACGAG GTGACCTCCAAAGTATTGTCACCTTCGACCTGGCCCTAGATCCTGGCCGCCTGAGTCCCCGGGCCATCTTCAAGGAGACAAAGACACAGGCGCTGACTAAAGTTAGAACCCTCGGTCTGAGCAGTCACTGTGAACCTGTGACGCTGCTCCTCCCG GCCTGTGTGGAGGACTCAGTGACTCCTATCACTTTGCGTCTCAACTTCTCTCTTGTTGGAGTGCCCATCCCTTCCTTACAAAACCTCCAACCCATGCTGGCTGTAGATGAGCAAACATACTTCACGGCCTCT CTTCCCTTTGAGAAGAATTGCGGAGCTGACCACATCTGTCAGGATGACCTTGGCATCATATTTGGCTTCCCAGA CCTGAAGACCCTGGTGGTAGGAAGTAACCTGGAGCTGAGTGTAGCTGTGACAGTGACTAACGATGGGGAAGATTCCTATGGAACCACAATCACTCTGTTCTACCCAGTCGGTCTGTCCTTCAGACGAGTCGCAGAAGCCCAAGTGTTCCTTCGGACGGAAGAT AcccagcagtggcagcagcagggcCGGCACTCCCTGCACCTCATGTGTGACAGCACCCCAGACAGGAGTCAGGGCATCTGGAGCACCAGCTGCAGCAGCCGACACGTCATTTTCCGGGGAGGCTCACAG ATGACTTTCTTGGTAACTTTTGATGTCTCCCccaaagctgagctgggagacaGGCTGCTGCTAAGAGCCAGAGTGAGCAG TGAGAACGGCGTACCTGAGACCAGGAAAACCACCTTCCAGTTGGAGCTCCCAGTAAAGTATGCTGTGTACACTGTCATCAGCAG CCACGACCAATTTACCAAGTATCTTAACTTCTCAGCCTCAGAAAAGTCGAGGGTCAGTGTGGTGGAACATAGATTCCAG GTGAATAATCTGGGGCAGAGAGACTTGCCAGTCAGCATCAACTTTCGGGTGCCCACAGAGCTGAAGGGAGAAACGGTGTGGACAGTGATGGTCTCCCACCCTCAG AACCCGTCCACCCAATGCTATCAGAATAGACTCAAGCCAACACAATTTGACCTCCTGACTCACATGCAGAAGAGTCCCGTGCTG GACTGCTCCATTGCTGACTGCCTGCACTTCCGCTGTGACATCCCCTCCTTGGGCATCCAGGACGAACTTGACTTCATTCTGAAGGGCAACCTCAGCTTCGGCTGGATCAGTCAG ACATTGCAGAAAAAGGTGTTGCTCGTGAGTGAGGCTGAAATCTCTTTCGACACATCTGTGTACTCCCAGCTGCCAGGACAGGAGGCATTTCTGAGAGCCCAG GCAAAGACAACGCTGGAGATGTATGAAGTTCACAACCCCGTCCCTCTCATCGTGGGCAGCTCAGTGGGAGGTCTGCTGCTGCTAGCTCTCATCACAGCCGTACTTTACAAG GCTGGTTTCTTCAAACGTCAGTACAAAGAAATGTTGGCGGAAGCAAATGGCCAGTTTGCCTCTGGAAACGGGAACCCAAACCCCCAGGTTACCCAGCAAGAACTTCCCTCTCCATCTTCTTTGAACCTGCCCTCCTGA
- the Itgax gene encoding integrin alpha-X isoform X2, translating into MAEAAGIIRYAIGVGQAFYQAQSRQELKDIASSPSREYVFSVENFDALKDIQNQLKEKIFAIEGTETPSSSSFELEMSQEGFSAVFTPDGPVLGAVGSFGWSGGAFLYPPNTRPTFINMSQENVDMRDSYLGYSTAVAFWKGVHSLILGAPRHQHTGKVVIFTQEARHWRPKSEVRGTQIGSYFGASLCSVDMDRDDSTDLVLIGAPHYYEQTRGGQVSVCPVPGVGSRWQCEATLHGEQGHPWGRFGAALTVLGDVNGDDLADVAIGAPGEEESRGAVYIFHGASRLEISPSPSQRISASRIFPRLQYFGQSLSGGQDLTGDGLVDLAVGSKGHLLLLRTRPILRMSSTIQFTPTEISRSVFECQGQVTREQTLGTATVCLRTYESSKTQRGDLQSIVTFDLALDPGRLSPRAIFKETKTQALTKVRTLGLSSHCEPVTLLLPACVEDSVTPITLRLNFSLVGVPIPSLQNLQPMLAVDEQTYFTASLPFEKNCGADHICQDDLGIIFGFPDLKTLVVGSNLELSVAVTVTNDGEDSYGTTITLFYPVGLSFRRVAEAQVFLRTEDTQQWQQQGRHSLHLMCDSTPDRSQGIWSTSCSSRHVIFRGGSQMTFLVTFDVSPKAELGDRLLLRARVSSENGVPETRKTTFQLELPVKYAVYTVISSHDQFTKYLNFSASEKSRVSVVEHRFQVNNLGQRDLPVSINFRVPTELKGETVWTVMVSHPQNPSTQCYQNRLKPTQFDLLTHMQKSPVLDCSIADCLHFRCDIPSLGIQDELDFILKGNLSFGWISQTLQKKVLLVSEAEISFDTSVYSQLPGQEAFLRAQAKTTLEMYEVHNPVPLIVGSSVGGLLLLALITAVLYKAGFFKRQYKEMLAEANGQFASGNGNPNPQVTQQELPSPSSLNLPS; encoded by the exons ATGGCGGAGGCTGCAGGCATCATCCGTTATGCAATTGGG GTAGGACAGGCCTTTTACCAAGCACAGTCCAGGCAAGAATTAAAGGACATTGCGTCGTCGCCTTCCCGTGAATACGTGTTCAGCGTGGAGAACTTTGATGCTTTGAAGGACATTCAGAATCAGCTGAAGGAGAAGATCTTTGCCATCGAGG GTACAGAGACGCCAAGCAGCAGTTCTTTTGAATTGGAGATGTCCCAGGAGGGATTCAGTGCTGTGTTCACACCT GATGGACCCGTTCTGGGGGCCGTGGGAAGTTTCGGCTGGTCAGGAGGCGCCTTCTTATATCCCCCAAATACGAGACCCACCTTTATCAACATGTCTCAAGAGAATGTAGACATGAGAGACTCCTACCTGG GTTACTCCACCGCAGTGGCCTTTTGGAAAGGGGTTCACAGCCTGATCCTGGGGGCCCCGCGTCACCAGCACACGGGGAAGGTTGTCATCTTTACCCAGGAAGCCAGGCATTGGAGGCCCAAGTCTGAAGTCAGAGGGACACAG ATCGGCTCCTACTTCGGGGCCTCTCTCTGTTCTGTGGACATGGATAGAGATGACAGCACTGACCTGGTCCTGATCGGAGCCCCCCATTACTATGAGCAGACCCGAGGGGGGCAGGTCTCAGTGTGCCCCGTGCCCGGTGTG GGGAGCAGGTGGCAGTGTGAGGCCACCCTCCACGGGGAGCAGGGCCATCCTTGGGGCCGCTTTGGGGCGGCTCTGACAGTGCTGGGGGACGTGAATGGGGACGATCTGGCAGATGTGGCTATTGGTGCTCCTGGAGAGGAGGAGAGCAGAGGTGCTGTCTACATATTTCATGGAGCCTCGAGACTGGAGATCTCGCCCTCGCCCAGCCAG AGGATTTCAGCATCCCGGATCTTCCCCAGGCTCCAGTATTTTGGACAGTCACTGAGTGGAGGTCAGGACCTCACCGGGGATGGACTGGTGGACCTGGCCGTGGGGTCCAAGGGACACTTGCTGCTGCTAAG GACCAGACCGATCCTTCGAATGTCATCAACCATACAGTTCACACCTACAGAGATTTCCAGGTCTGTGTTTGAGTGTCAGGGACAGGTGACCCGTGAGCAGACACTGGGAACTGCCACTGTCTGCCTTCGTACTTATGAAAGCTCCAAGACCCAACGAG GTGACCTCCAAAGTATTGTCACCTTCGACCTGGCCCTAGATCCTGGCCGCCTGAGTCCCCGGGCCATCTTCAAGGAGACAAAGACACAGGCGCTGACTAAAGTTAGAACCCTCGGTCTGAGCAGTCACTGTGAACCTGTGACGCTGCTCCTCCCG GCCTGTGTGGAGGACTCAGTGACTCCTATCACTTTGCGTCTCAACTTCTCTCTTGTTGGAGTGCCCATCCCTTCCTTACAAAACCTCCAACCCATGCTGGCTGTAGATGAGCAAACATACTTCACGGCCTCT CTTCCCTTTGAGAAGAATTGCGGAGCTGACCACATCTGTCAGGATGACCTTGGCATCATATTTGGCTTCCCAGA CCTGAAGACCCTGGTGGTAGGAAGTAACCTGGAGCTGAGTGTAGCTGTGACAGTGACTAACGATGGGGAAGATTCCTATGGAACCACAATCACTCTGTTCTACCCAGTCGGTCTGTCCTTCAGACGAGTCGCAGAAGCCCAAGTGTTCCTTCGGACGGAAGAT AcccagcagtggcagcagcagggcCGGCACTCCCTGCACCTCATGTGTGACAGCACCCCAGACAGGAGTCAGGGCATCTGGAGCACCAGCTGCAGCAGCCGACACGTCATTTTCCGGGGAGGCTCACAG ATGACTTTCTTGGTAACTTTTGATGTCTCCCccaaagctgagctgggagacaGGCTGCTGCTAAGAGCCAGAGTGAGCAG TGAGAACGGCGTACCTGAGACCAGGAAAACCACCTTCCAGTTGGAGCTCCCAGTAAAGTATGCTGTGTACACTGTCATCAGCAG CCACGACCAATTTACCAAGTATCTTAACTTCTCAGCCTCAGAAAAGTCGAGGGTCAGTGTGGTGGAACATAGATTCCAG GTGAATAATCTGGGGCAGAGAGACTTGCCAGTCAGCATCAACTTTCGGGTGCCCACAGAGCTGAAGGGAGAAACGGTGTGGACAGTGATGGTCTCCCACCCTCAG AACCCGTCCACCCAATGCTATCAGAATAGACTCAAGCCAACACAATTTGACCTCCTGACTCACATGCAGAAGAGTCCCGTGCTG GACTGCTCCATTGCTGACTGCCTGCACTTCCGCTGTGACATCCCCTCCTTGGGCATCCAGGACGAACTTGACTTCATTCTGAAGGGCAACCTCAGCTTCGGCTGGATCAGTCAG ACATTGCAGAAAAAGGTGTTGCTCGTGAGTGAGGCTGAAATCTCTTTCGACACATCTGTGTACTCCCAGCTGCCAGGACAGGAGGCATTTCTGAGAGCCCAG GCAAAGACAACGCTGGAGATGTATGAAGTTCACAACCCCGTCCCTCTCATCGTGGGCAGCTCAGTGGGAGGTCTGCTGCTGCTAGCTCTCATCACAGCCGTACTTTACAAG GCTGGTTTCTTCAAACGTCAGTACAAAGAAATGTTGGCGGAAGCAAATGGCCAGTTTGCCTCTGGAAACGGGAACCCAAACCCCCAGGTTACCCAGCAAGAACTTCCCTCTCCATCTTCTTTGAACCTGCCCTCCTGA